The proteins below come from a single Streptomyces sp. SCSIO 75703 genomic window:
- a CDS encoding ROK family protein translates to MRHVIALDVGGTGMKAALAGPGGELLHEARRATGRDRGPEAVVAGILDFAAELRAHGADRFGEPARAAGVAVPGIVDEESGTAVFAANLGWHDVPLRALLAERLGGIPVALGHDVRTGGLAEGRIGAGRGADRFLFVPLGTGIAGAIGLDGRVEAGAHGFAGEIGHIVVRPGGAPCPCGQRGCLERYASASAVSQAWAEAGGGPDADAADCAAAVVAGDERARRVWQDAVDALADGLVTALTLLDPRVLIIGGGLAEAGETLFTPLRDAVRRRVTFQRLPELVPAALGDNAGCLGAGLMAWDLLHATTAPPATHTLTSPEVTT, encoded by the coding sequence GTGAGACATGTCATCGCCCTCGATGTGGGCGGCACCGGGATGAAGGCCGCCCTGGCCGGGCCGGGAGGCGAACTGCTCCACGAGGCCCGTCGCGCCACCGGCCGCGACCGCGGGCCCGAGGCGGTCGTCGCCGGCATCCTGGACTTCGCCGCCGAGCTGCGCGCCCACGGCGCCGACCGCTTCGGCGAACCGGCCCGCGCGGCCGGCGTCGCCGTCCCCGGGATCGTCGACGAGGAGAGCGGCACCGCCGTCTTCGCCGCCAACCTCGGCTGGCACGACGTCCCGCTGCGGGCGCTCCTCGCCGAACGGCTCGGCGGCATCCCCGTCGCCCTCGGCCACGACGTGCGCACGGGCGGTCTCGCCGAGGGGCGGATCGGGGCCGGCCGGGGCGCCGACCGGTTCCTCTTCGTGCCGCTGGGCACCGGCATCGCCGGGGCGATCGGCCTCGACGGCCGGGTCGAGGCGGGCGCGCACGGCTTCGCCGGCGAGATCGGTCACATCGTGGTCCGCCCCGGCGGCGCCCCCTGCCCCTGCGGCCAGCGCGGCTGCCTGGAGCGGTACGCCTCCGCGTCGGCGGTCAGCCAGGCGTGGGCCGAGGCCGGCGGCGGCCCGGACGCGGACGCCGCCGACTGCGCCGCGGCCGTCGTGGCCGGCGACGAGCGCGCCCGGCGCGTCTGGCAGGACGCCGTGGACGCCCTCGCCGACGGACTGGTCACCGCGCTCACCCTGCTGGACCCGCGCGTCCTGATCATCGGTGGCGGTCTCGCGGAGGCGGGGGAAACGTTGTTCACGCCGCTGCGGGACGCCGTCCGGCGCCGCGTCACCTTCCAGCGCCTGCCCGAACTGGTCCCCGCGGCCCTCGGCGACAACGCCGGCTGCCTCGGCGCCGGCCTCATGGCCTGGGACCTGCTCCACGCCACCACCGCACCGCCCGCCACCCACACCCTGACGTCCCCGGAGGTAACCACCTGA
- a CDS encoding DUF3263 domain-containing protein, protein MDHEQDERAGEPGRRERDILALERRGFPGPGAKERAIREELGLAPVRYYQLLNALLDDPRALALDPVTVNRLRRVRDARRAER, encoded by the coding sequence ATGGACCACGAGCAGGACGAACGGGCCGGGGAGCCCGGCCGGCGGGAACGGGACATCCTCGCCCTGGAACGCCGGGGCTTCCCCGGCCCCGGCGCGAAGGAACGGGCGATCCGCGAGGAACTGGGCCTCGCCCCGGTCCGCTACTACCAGCTCCTCAACGCCCTCCTGGACGACCCCCGCGCCCTCGCCCTGGACCCGGTGACGGTCAACCGGCTGCGCCGGGTGCGCGACGCCCGCCGGGCGGAACGCTGA
- a CDS encoding MoaD/ThiS family protein, translating into MSVTVRIPTILRPYTGGRAEVSAEGATLAEVISDLEKNHTGIAARVLDDQGKLRRFVNVYVDDDDVRFEQGLETATPDGAGVSIIPAVAGG; encoded by the coding sequence GTGAGTGTCACCGTCCGCATCCCCACCATCCTGCGCCCCTACACCGGGGGCCGCGCCGAGGTCAGCGCCGAGGGCGCGACCCTCGCCGAGGTCATCTCCGACCTGGAGAAGAACCACACGGGCATCGCCGCCCGCGTCCTGGACGACCAGGGCAAGCTGCGCCGCTTCGTGAACGTCTACGTCGACGACGACGACGTCCGCTTCGAGCAGGGGCTGGAGACGGCGACCCCGGACGGCGCGGGCGTCTCCATCATCCCGGCGGTCGCCGGCGGCTGA
- a CDS encoding trehalose-6-phosphate synthase, producing MASRFGAAQVLVASNRGPVSYQVREDGSLHARRGGGGLVSGLSAIGPDAGALWVCSALGDGDREAVRRGVGEDGVRMLDVPADVHADAYNGIANSVLWFVHHMLYQTPLEPAFDAEFRRQWASYESYNRAFAEALAAEAAEGAAVLVQDYHLTLVPGMLRALRPDVRISHFSHTPWAPVDYFRLLPDDIAEQVLRGMLGADRLGFLTRRWADAFTACCEAVTGGTGTARIGVHGLGADAGFLRERAHRADVGERMAALRAEIGTDPEGRPRRTVVRVDRTELSKNIVRGLLAHRRLLTDRPEWRERVVHVAFAYPSRQDLAVYREYTAEVERVAREINDTFGTPGWTPVLLHVEDDFARSLAAYRLADVALVNPIRDGMNLVAKEVPVVSDEGCVLVLSREAGAFEELGRDALAVNPYDVTGTARALHEALTTDPAERAERTGRLAAAATALPPARWFLEQLEALRG from the coding sequence ATGGCTTCACGCTTCGGTGCTGCTCAGGTGCTGGTGGCCTCCAACCGGGGGCCGGTCTCCTACCAGGTGCGCGAAGACGGTTCGCTGCACGCCCGACGGGGCGGCGGCGGACTGGTCTCCGGACTGTCGGCCATCGGCCCGGACGCCGGGGCGCTGTGGGTGTGCTCGGCGCTCGGCGACGGCGACCGCGAGGCGGTCCGGCGCGGGGTGGGCGAGGACGGCGTGCGGATGCTGGACGTCCCGGCCGACGTGCACGCCGACGCGTACAACGGGATCGCCAACTCGGTGCTCTGGTTCGTCCACCACATGCTGTACCAGACACCGCTGGAACCGGCCTTCGACGCGGAGTTCCGCCGCCAGTGGGCCTCCTACGAGTCGTACAACCGGGCCTTCGCCGAGGCGCTGGCCGCGGAGGCCGCCGAGGGCGCGGCCGTGCTCGTCCAGGACTACCACCTGACGCTGGTGCCCGGGATGCTCCGCGCGCTGCGGCCGGACGTGCGCATCAGCCACTTCTCGCACACCCCGTGGGCGCCGGTGGACTACTTCCGGCTGCTGCCGGACGACATCGCCGAGCAGGTGCTGCGCGGGATGCTCGGCGCCGACCGGCTCGGCTTCCTGACCCGGCGCTGGGCGGACGCCTTCACCGCCTGCTGCGAGGCCGTGACGGGCGGGACCGGGACGGCCCGGATCGGGGTCCACGGACTCGGCGCGGACGCCGGGTTCCTGCGCGAGCGCGCGCACCGGGCGGACGTCGGCGAGCGGATGGCGGCGCTGCGGGCGGAGATCGGCACGGACCCGGAGGGCCGGCCGCGGCGGACCGTGGTGCGGGTGGACCGGACCGAGCTGTCCAAGAACATCGTGCGGGGCCTGCTCGCCCACCGGCGGCTGCTGACCGACCGGCCCGAGTGGCGCGAGCGGGTCGTGCACGTGGCCTTCGCCTACCCCTCGCGGCAGGACCTCGCCGTGTACCGGGAGTACACGGCCGAGGTGGAGCGCGTCGCGCGGGAGATCAACGACACGTTCGGGACGCCGGGGTGGACGCCGGTCCTGCTGCACGTGGAGGACGACTTCGCGCGGTCCCTGGCGGCCTACCGGCTGGCCGACGTGGCGCTGGTCAACCCGATCCGCGACGGCATGAACCTGGTCGCCAAGGAGGTGCCGGTCGTCTCCGACGAGGGGTGCGTGCTGGTCCTGTCCCGGGAGGCGGGCGCCTTCGAGGAACTGGGCCGGGACGCGCTCGCCGTCAACCCGTACGACGTGACGGGGACCGCCCGGGCGCTGCACGAGGCGCTGACGACGGACCCGGCGGAGCGCGCCGAGCGGACCGGGCGGCTGGCCGCCGCGGCGACGGCGCTGCCCCCGGCGCGGTGGTTCCTGGAGCAACTGGAGGCGCTGCGCGGCTGA
- the otsB gene encoding trehalose-phosphatase, producing MGSHTDSTPDPFGPGALPEPATSAGRAGLDALLADPGHAVIALDFDGTLAPIVPDPDRARAHPGTVPALAALAPRVASVAVITGRPAEVAVAHGGFADVPGLEHLVVLGHYGAERWDAATGTLTAPEPHPGVAAVRAALPGALEHAGAAEGTWIEEKGHAVAVHTRRAPDPQAAFDALDGPLAALAARHGLIVEPGRMVLELRPPGMDKGVALREHVRATGAACVLYAGDDLGDLPAYAAVDELRAAGTPGLLVCSGSDEVTRLRERADVVVDGPAGVVALLRALADRLAP from the coding sequence ATGGGCAGCCACACGGACTCCACCCCCGACCCCTTCGGCCCCGGCGCGCTGCCGGAGCCCGCGACGAGCGCCGGCCGCGCGGGCCTCGACGCGCTCCTCGCCGACCCCGGCCACGCGGTGATCGCCCTCGACTTCGACGGCACCCTCGCCCCGATCGTGCCCGACCCCGACCGGGCCCGCGCCCACCCCGGCACGGTGCCCGCGCTCGCGGCCCTCGCCCCCCGGGTGGCCTCCGTCGCGGTGATCACCGGCCGCCCGGCCGAGGTCGCCGTCGCCCACGGCGGCTTCGCGGACGTGCCCGGACTGGAACACCTCGTCGTCCTCGGCCACTACGGCGCCGAACGCTGGGACGCCGCCACCGGCACCCTCACCGCCCCCGAGCCCCACCCCGGCGTCGCCGCGGTCCGCGCCGCGCTCCCCGGCGCACTGGAGCACGCCGGGGCCGCCGAGGGCACCTGGATCGAGGAGAAGGGCCACGCGGTCGCCGTCCACACCCGCCGCGCCCCCGACCCGCAGGCCGCCTTCGACGCCCTCGACGGCCCCCTCGCCGCCCTCGCCGCCCGGCACGGCCTGATCGTCGAACCGGGCCGCATGGTCCTGGAGTTGCGCCCGCCCGGCATGGACAAGGGCGTCGCCCTGCGCGAGCACGTCCGCGCCACCGGCGCCGCCTGCGTCCTGTACGCCGGCGACGACCTCGGCGACCTGCCCGCCTACGCCGCCGTCGACGAACTGCGCGCCGCCGGCACCCCCGGCCTGCTGGTGTGCAGCGGCAGCGACGAGGTCACGCGGCTGCGCGAGCGCGCCGACGTGGTCGTGGACGGACCGGCCGGCGTCGTCGCCCTCCTGCGCGCCCTCGCGGACCGCCTCGCGCCCTGA
- a CDS encoding glucosyl-3-phosphoglycerate synthase, whose protein sequence is MLEEVERWLSARSWSVADRPLRQLVAAKRAGGQSVSVVLPALDEEATVGEIVRVIRRELMERCPLVDEVVVVDSGSRDRTSAVAAAAGARVVHRDAILPRIPAVPGKGEVLWRSLLVTGGDIVCFVDADLREFSADFVTGIVGPLLTDPDVHLVKAMYDRPLGTAAGQGGRVTELVARPLLNLHWPLLAGFVQPLGGEYAARRSLLERLPFPVGYGVELGMLVDALHLVGLDALAQVDVGVRHHRHQDGRALGRMSAAIYRTAQLRLARGHLVRPSLTQFERGEGGFEPRTHPVDTEERPPMEQIAEYAARKVA, encoded by the coding sequence GTGCTGGAAGAAGTCGAGCGCTGGCTGAGCGCCCGCTCGTGGTCCGTCGCCGACCGCCCGCTCCGGCAGCTCGTGGCCGCCAAACGCGCCGGGGGCCAGTCGGTCAGCGTCGTGCTCCCCGCGCTGGACGAGGAGGCGACGGTCGGCGAGATCGTGCGGGTGATCCGCCGCGAACTGATGGAGCGCTGCCCGCTCGTCGACGAGGTGGTGGTCGTCGACTCCGGCTCCCGCGACCGGACGTCGGCGGTGGCCGCGGCGGCGGGCGCGCGGGTCGTGCACCGCGACGCCATCCTGCCGCGCATCCCCGCGGTGCCCGGCAAGGGCGAGGTGCTGTGGCGGTCGCTGCTGGTGACCGGCGGTGACATCGTGTGCTTCGTCGACGCCGATCTGCGCGAGTTCTCCGCCGACTTCGTCACCGGCATCGTGGGCCCGCTGCTGACCGACCCGGACGTGCACCTGGTCAAGGCGATGTACGACCGTCCGCTGGGCACCGCCGCCGGTCAGGGCGGCCGGGTCACCGAGCTGGTGGCCCGTCCGCTGCTCAACCTGCACTGGCCGCTGCTGGCCGGCTTCGTGCAGCCGCTGGGCGGCGAGTACGCGGCCCGCCGCTCGCTGCTGGAGCGGCTGCCCTTCCCGGTCGGCTACGGCGTCGAGCTGGGCATGCTGGTCGACGCGCTGCACCTGGTGGGGCTGGACGCGCTCGCGCAGGTCGACGTCGGGGTGCGCCACCACCGCCACCAGGATGGGCGGGCGCTCGGCCGGATGTCCGCCGCGATCTACCGCACCGCCCAGCTCCGGCTGGCCCGCGGCCACCTGGTGCGGCCGTCCCTCACCCAGTTCGAGCGGGGTGAGGGCGGCTTCGAGCCGCGCACTCACCCCGTGGACACCGAGGAACGGCCGCCGATGGAGCAGATCGCGGAGTACGCGGCCCGGAAAGTGGCCTGA
- a CDS encoding extracellular solute-binding protein → MQRRRTGTIAVVSALGMTAVLGGCGLSGDSGDVTLRLVAADYGDTKANSSRIYWEDLARAYEAEHPGVRIEVSVHSWNDVDRKVREMVDAGEAPDMAQIGAYSDYAAKDLLYRADDLLSIPVQADFVSQLAGAGQVRGVQYGMPFAASTRVLFYNKAHFEKAGIAPPKTWDDLARAAGALKAEGVTYPYALPLGPEEAQAETMQWMLSGGGGYTDTNGTYALASPENVATFTWLKEELVDKGLTGPVAPGKLNRADAFAAFADGKVGMLNGHPSLMKMAARKNVEFGMVPTPGIEGESRSTLGVSDWMTAFKRNGHQEEIGDFLDYVYGSENVLGFSREYDLLPVTGSASQIMGEAEEDKDLRPFLDELLLSELYPVGKSSWASVSAEVKKRIGQAVAAGGDPAEILAGVQATAVRTESGH, encoded by the coding sequence GTGCAGCGGCGTAGGACTGGAACGATCGCGGTGGTGTCCGCACTGGGCATGACGGCGGTCCTCGGCGGCTGCGGGCTCTCCGGCGACTCCGGGGACGTGACCCTCAGGCTGGTCGCCGCCGACTACGGCGACACCAAGGCCAACAGCTCCCGGATCTACTGGGAGGACCTGGCCCGCGCCTACGAGGCCGAGCACCCCGGCGTGCGGATCGAGGTGTCGGTCCACTCCTGGAACGACGTCGACCGCAAGGTCCGCGAGATGGTCGACGCCGGGGAGGCCCCCGACATGGCGCAGATCGGCGCCTACTCGGACTACGCCGCCAAGGACCTGCTCTACCGGGCCGACGACCTGCTCTCCATCCCCGTGCAGGCCGACTTCGTCTCCCAGCTCGCGGGCGCGGGCCAGGTCCGCGGGGTGCAGTACGGCATGCCGTTCGCGGCCTCCACGCGCGTGCTCTTCTACAACAAGGCCCACTTCGAGAAGGCTGGCATCGCCCCGCCGAAGACCTGGGACGACCTGGCGCGGGCCGCCGGGGCGCTGAAGGCGGAGGGCGTCACGTACCCGTACGCCCTGCCGCTCGGCCCCGAGGAGGCGCAGGCCGAGACCATGCAGTGGATGCTCAGCGGCGGGGGCGGCTACACCGACACCAACGGGACGTACGCCCTCGCCTCCCCGGAGAACGTCGCCACCTTCACCTGGCTCAAGGAAGAGCTGGTCGACAAGGGCCTCACCGGGCCGGTCGCCCCCGGCAAGCTCAACCGGGCCGACGCCTTCGCCGCGTTCGCCGATGGCAAGGTCGGCATGCTCAACGGCCACCCGTCGCTGATGAAGATGGCGGCGAGGAAGAACGTGGAGTTCGGCATGGTGCCGACCCCCGGCATCGAGGGCGAAAGCCGCAGCACCCTCGGCGTCAGCGACTGGATGACCGCCTTCAAGCGGAACGGCCACCAGGAGGAGATCGGCGACTTCCTCGACTACGTCTACGGCAGCGAGAACGTCCTCGGCTTCTCCCGCGAGTACGACCTGCTCCCGGTCACCGGCTCCGCCTCGCAGATCATGGGCGAGGCCGAGGAGGACAAGGACCTGCGGCCCTTCCTGGACGAACTGCTCCTCTCCGAGCTGTACCCGGTCGGCAAGTCCTCCTGGGCCTCGGTCAGCGCGGAGGTCAAGAAGCGGATCGGCCAGGCGGTCGCCGCCGGCGGGGACCCGGCGGAGATCCTCGCCGGCGTCCAGGCGACCGCCGTCCGCACGGAGAGCGGCCACTGA
- a CDS encoding cold-shock protein: protein MAQGTVKWFNAEKGYGFIAVDGGADVFVHYSAIQMDGYRTLEEGQRVEFEISQGQKGPQADMVRLSA, encoded by the coding sequence ATGGCTCAGGGCACCGTCAAGTGGTTCAACGCGGAGAAGGGGTACGGCTTCATCGCGGTCGACGGTGGTGCGGATGTTTTCGTCCACTACAGCGCGATTCAGATGGACGGCTACCGCACCCTCGAAGAAGGCCAGCGGGTCGAGTTCGAGATCTCGCAGGGTCAGAAGGGCCCGCAGGCCGACATGGTCCGCCTCAGCGCCTGA
- the thrC gene encoding threonine synthase, with product MAVQTVESANAATPAAGSVDLGPAAALSCRECGHSVPLGPVFACEECFGPLEIAYDFAGLDAGELRRRIESGPASIWRYAPLLPVPADVAGKPNLNPGWTPLVRADRLAAELGVTGGLFVKDDSGNPTHSFKDRVVAQALEAARAFGFTTLSCSSTGNLAGAVGAAAARAGLRSCVFIPHDLEQGKVVMAAVYGGDLVGIEGTYDDVNRFCSELIGDPAGESWGFVNVNLRPYYAEGSKTLAYEICEQLGWRVPDQIVVPIASGSQLTKIDKGLRELISLGLVEDRPYKIFGAQAEGCSPVAAAFKAGHDVVRPQKPDTIAKSLAIGNPADGPYVLDIARRTGGAVEDVTDAQIVDAIRLLARTEGVFAETAGGVTVGVTRKLVESGVLDPTLTTVVLNTGDGLKTLDAVADTGLTATIRPSLESFRAAGLG from the coding sequence ATGGCTGTGCAGACCGTCGAAAGCGCCAACGCCGCCACCCCTGCCGCCGGTTCGGTCGACCTCGGTCCCGCCGCCGCGCTCTCCTGCCGCGAATGCGGCCACAGCGTCCCGCTCGGCCCGGTCTTCGCCTGCGAAGAGTGTTTCGGACCGCTGGAGATCGCCTACGACTTCGCCGGCCTGGACGCCGGGGAACTGCGCCGGCGCATCGAGTCCGGCCCCGCCAGCATCTGGCGCTACGCCCCGCTGCTGCCCGTCCCCGCCGACGTGGCCGGCAAGCCCAACCTCAACCCGGGCTGGACCCCGCTCGTGCGGGCCGACCGCCTCGCCGCCGAACTCGGCGTCACCGGCGGGCTGTTCGTCAAGGACGACTCCGGCAACCCGACGCACTCCTTCAAGGACCGCGTCGTCGCCCAGGCGCTGGAGGCCGCCCGCGCCTTCGGCTTCACCACCCTGTCCTGCTCCTCCACCGGCAACCTGGCCGGCGCCGTCGGCGCCGCCGCCGCCCGCGCCGGACTGCGCTCGTGCGTCTTCATCCCGCACGACCTGGAGCAGGGCAAGGTCGTCATGGCCGCGGTCTACGGCGGTGACCTCGTCGGCATCGAGGGCACCTACGACGACGTGAACCGCTTCTGCTCCGAGCTGATCGGCGACCCGGCCGGCGAGAGCTGGGGCTTCGTCAACGTCAACCTGCGGCCCTACTACGCCGAGGGCTCCAAGACCCTCGCGTACGAGATCTGCGAACAGCTCGGCTGGCGCGTCCCGGACCAGATCGTGGTCCCGATCGCCTCCGGCTCCCAGCTCACGAAGATCGACAAGGGGCTGCGCGAGCTGATCTCCCTGGGCCTGGTCGAGGACCGGCCGTACAAGATCTTCGGGGCGCAGGCCGAGGGCTGCTCGCCGGTGGCCGCGGCCTTCAAGGCCGGACACGACGTGGTCCGCCCGCAGAAGCCGGACACCATCGCCAAGTCCCTCGCCATCGGCAACCCGGCCGACGGCCCCTACGTCCTCGACATCGCCCGCCGCACCGGCGGCGCCGTGGAGGACGTGACCGACGCGCAGATCGTGGACGCGATCCGGCTGCTCGCCCGCACCGAGGGCGTCTTCGCGGAGACCGCCGGCGGCGTGACCGTCGGCGTGACCCGCAAGCTGGTCGAGAGCGGCGTCCTCGATCCCACCCTGACCACCGTCGTGCTCAACACCGGCGACGGGCTCAAGACCCTGGACGCGGTGGCCGACACCGGCCTGACCGCCACGATCCGCCCCAGCCTGGAGTCGTTCCGCGCGGCCGGCCTCGGCTGA